Genomic segment of Actinomycetota bacterium:
GCGGCCGGCCTCGCACGCCAATACATCGTCTCCCCGTCGCCATTGCTGCCCACGATCCTGGTCGGGGTGGGCACGGCGGCAGGCATCGCGTTCTACCAGGTCGTCGCGTTCCTCCTCGGTCAGCTCGAGGAGACGTTCTCCTACGCGATCCGCGTGACCCTGTTGACCGCGCTCTACAACGCGATCCTCACGCCGATCGTCTACCCGCTGCTGCGCCGAGTGATCGAGGGGTCGAGGCCGACACGGGTGGTGAGGTTCTAGATGGAGAAGAGCTCCGCCCGCCTCAAGGTGTTCGCGATCCTGGTGCTCGTGATGTTCGCGGCCCTCTCGACCCGGCTTTGGTTCCTGCAGGTGCTCGCAACGCAGGTCTATGCCGAGGAAGCCCAGAACAACGGTGTGCGATCGGTCGCGATCGACGCGCTGCGCGGGGAGATCTGGACCGAGGACCAATACGGCAAGCCCAACGGGCAACCGCTCGTCCAGAACCGCAGCAGCCTCGAGGTCCGTGTCGACAAGCAGGAGCTCGAGGAAAGCGGCGTGGCCGAGCAGGTGCTGGGTGAGCTCTCCGCGATGCTCGACATCCCTGTGAAGCAGATCCGTCGCGATCTCGAGAGCAAGCTCTACTTCGACTACCAGCCCAAGCCCGTCGCGGAGTTCGTGGACGAAGAGGTCGCGTTCGCGATCCGGGAGCGGCAGGAGGACTTCCCCGGGGTGCAGGTGCGCAACGCGAGCGTGCGCGAGTACCCGATGGGGACGACTGCTTCGCACATGGTCGGCTACGTCGGGCAGGTGACGGCTCCCCAACTCGAGAGTGACGAGTTCCAGTCCTGCGAGGAACTCGACTCCACCGTGCGCTGCTATGGCCCGAACGACATGGCCGGCCAATCCGGCCTCGAGGTGCAGTACGAGCGATGGCTGCGGGGGGGCAAGGGTCTCCAGCGCTACGTCGTGAACTCCGACGGGGAGCGCATCCGCGATCTCGGCGGGCGTGAGCCTGCCCCCGGAGGTGACCTGGTGCTCACGATCGACAGCGAGTGGCAGCGGGCTGCCGAGGACCACCTCCGAGAGAGCATCTTCCGTACGAAGCAGGTCTTCGACGAGGACAGCCTGAAGTACTTTCAGGCCGATGCGGGCGTCGTGATCGTGCTCGACGTCGAGACCGGCGGGGTGAAGGCCATGGCCTCGTGGCCCGACTTCGACCCTCGGTGGTATGTAACCGGCCTGACGCGGGGGCAGGAGTGTTACCTCGGCTACGATCCGGACTGCGCTGGCGCGGACGCCGTGGCCCCCCTGCTGAACCGCGCCTATCAGGAGGTCTACATCCCCGGCTCGACCTTCAAACCGTTCACGGCCCTCGCCGCGGTCAAGGAGGGCTATGCGGATCTCGGAACGAGTTACGCATGCCCATCGGAGTACGTCCATCCGGGTGACACGTCGGGAGCCTCCTTCTCGAACTGGTCGACGCAGGACCTGTATCCAGGGAACCTCGCGGAGCACCTGATCATCTCCTGTGACTCGAGCTTCTACGAGTGGGGCTCGGACTTCTGGTTCCGGTACCAGAACGACCAACTCGGTGAGAACAACGAGCCGCTGCAACGGGACCTCCGCGCCTGGGGCTTCGAGAGGCCGACGGGCGTCGACCTGCCGGGAGAGGCGAGCGGGTTCCTGCCCGACGCCGAGTGGGGCAATGACCCGGCGCAGCGGGACCTGTTCGGTGCGGGCGGGTGGAACCCCGGCGGCTACATCCTCACGATGATCGGATCCGGCTACATGTCGGTCACCCCCCTACAGCTCGCAACCGCCTACGGCGCGATCGCGAACGAGGGTCACATGTGCCGTCCCCACGTCGTCGATCGGGTGATGGCGAGCGACGGCGAGTCCGAGCTGAAGACGGTGAACGGCCAGTGCGATCGAACCGTGCCCTACACGAAGGCCGAGCTCGACTACATCCGAAACGC
This window contains:
- a CDS encoding penicillin-binding transpeptidase domain-containing protein; the encoded protein is MEKSSARLKVFAILVLVMFAALSTRLWFLQVLATQVYAEEAQNNGVRSVAIDALRGEIWTEDQYGKPNGQPLVQNRSSLEVRVDKQELEESGVAEQVLGELSAMLDIPVKQIRRDLESKLYFDYQPKPVAEFVDEEVAFAIRERQEDFPGVQVRNASVREYPMGTTASHMVGYVGQVTAPQLESDEFQSCEELDSTVRCYGPNDMAGQSGLEVQYERWLRGGKGLQRYVVNSDGERIRDLGGREPAPGGDLVLTIDSEWQRAAEDHLRESIFRTKQVFDEDSLKYFQADAGVVIVLDVETGGVKAMASWPDFDPRWYVTGLTRGQECYLGYDPDCAGADAVAPLLNRAYQEVYIPGSTFKPFTALAAVKEGYADLGTSYACPSEYVHPGDTSGASFSNWSTQDLYPGNLAEHLIISCDSSFYEWGSDFWFRYQNDQLGENNEPLQRDLRAWGFERPTGVDLPGEASGFLPDAEWGNDPAQRDLFGAGGWNPGGYILTMIGSGYMSVTPLQLATAYGAIANEGHMCRPHVVDRVMASDGESELKTVNGQCDRTVPYTKAELDYIRNALTQVPLRGTARSAFYGFPLDEIPVAGKTGTAYRGDQFQDTSWFAAMVPANDPKYVVVAMVEQAGFGSDVAAPLVRRMIETMYGIESDAPVITQTGQD
- the mreD gene encoding rod shape-determining protein MreD; this encodes MTRRVLVTIVVIVTALLLQSTLFWNLKLLGVRPELMYLITIVIAILEGPNEGAVTGFAAGLAQDFLLNQPKGITALTLTLVGYAAGLARQYIVSPSPLLPTILVGVGTAAGIAFYQVVAFLLGQLEETFSYAIRVTLLTALYNAILTPIVYPLLRRVIEGSRPTRVVRF